DNA from Fibrobacter sp. UWP2:
AGTGAATACAGCGTGGAGGGCGACGCCAGTTCTGCCAGCTACCCGTTGGCTGCGGCCGCCATTGCCAAGGGCAAGGTGCGCGTGCTGGGGGTGGGGAGCAAGAGCTGCCAGGGAGATGTGGCCTTTGCCGAAGTGCTCCGCAAGATGGGCGCCACGGTCACGATAGGTCCCGATTGGATCGAGTGTGATGGCACTCAAGGTGAGCTCCATGCTGTGGACTTGAACCTGAACGACATCCCGGATGCGGCGATGACTGTTGCGGTTCTCGCGCTCTTTGCCGATGGCCCCATGACCATCGACGGCATTGCGAGCTGGAGAGTCAAAGAGACGGACCGCATTTCTGCCATGTCGGCGGAATTGCGCAAGGTGGGAGCCGAGGTTCGCGAATCCAACGATTCCATCACCATCACGCCCCCTGTCAAATTGCAACCGGCGACTATTGAGACGTACAACGACCATCGCATGGCTATGTGCTTTAGCCTAGTTGCTCTGGGTGGCGTCCCCATCAAAATCATGGATCCTGCCTGCGTCAACAAAACCTACCCGCACTTTTTTGAAGACTTCAATCGGCTTTCCAAATGATGAATTTTTTAAAGCATAAGATTCTCGTTCCCGTAGTGGCGCTTTGTGCCGTCGCCTTTTGTGTGCAGCCGCTGTTCGCGCAAAAACAAGCCGATACACTTTCGTTTTGGCTGATGGATAACGGGCTTGGTTCGCAAAAGACGGTACAAAAGATTGTCAAGAAATTCCAAAAAGAAACGGGTGTCGCTGTCAATGTGCGGCAGCTGAACTGGGCCCAGGCCTTTGACGAAATTTCGAAGGCGTTCGAGGGCAAGGCGGAGAACGCTCCCGACGTGCTTCAGTTGGGCTCCACGTGGGTGGCGCACTTTGCCGCGGCAAAAAAGATTCGCTCCGTAGACTTTATGATGGACCGTATGGATTCTTCCCGTTTTTTTGCGGAAGGCTTCAAGAACACCCATATTGCCGATGAGCCCGGTTCTTATTCTGCTCCCTGGTTTTTGGACGTTCGCGCGCTATACGCCAACGAACGCCTTTGGAACGACCTTGGAATCCAAAAGGAGGACGTCGACAGCTATCCGCAGTTTTTGGGCGTCCTTCGCGGTGTAGCCGAGACTGAACTCAAAACGTCGAAAGGGGAGCCCGTGGCCCCCTTTGGCTTGCCGGGCAAGGACGACTGGACGGGTCCGCAACAGATGGCCCCCTTTGTGTGGAGTTACGGTGGAGACTTTATTGCTCGAGACTCCCTGGGGTTGCGCAGCGCCCTGTTGGATTCAAACACGCTCTTTGGCCTTGCCGCTTACCTGAAGGTCCTGGGCGATGCCGGCATGGCTCCCTACAGTTTGTCCGAGAACTCGGTGCAAAATGCCAACCGCTATATTCAGGCGCGCCAGTTGTTCCTTTGCGGGACATCGGAATTAATCCGCAAAATGGCTTTCTCCATCGAGGAGGGCGGATTGAAGGCGACTCCTATTGCCGAGGATGGCATCATGGTCGTGCCACCGCCTGCAGGCCCTGCCGGAAGGATTTCCTTTGTGGGAGGCAGCCACTTGGCCATGCCCGTCAAGCGCAATACCTCCAAATATGCCTTGGCAGAGAATTTGTTTATGTTCCTGCTCCAGGCAAACAACATTGACGCCTATTCCCGTAGCATAGGGTTCCTCCCTGCCGACAAAAGTATTGTCCGCATTTGGAACCAGGACGAACGCTATTCCACCCTGGTCGAAAGCCTCGAGAATGGTCGTGCCTTCCCGAACATTCCCGAGTGGGGTACTATCGAAGGCGTTTTAATCCATATGTCCAACGAGATGGGCGCGGCCCTCTCGACAACGAAGGATCCCTCGGAACGCCGCCACAAATTGGCGGAACTCATTATGAAGGCGCATGCCGACATCAACCAGATTTTGAAATACAAGGGAGAATTGCCGGCAGAGGGTGTCGCCATGGTGGAGGGCGTCCTCGTCAAGGACATTCCGGAAGTGGTGCCGTCGAATTTGCAACAGCTTGCGGCGGCGGTCAAGAACTCTGCACAGGACGTCTCGACGACGAACCCTGCCTTGGTTATTGTTCTGGTGTTGAGCGTTCTCGGGTGCGTGGCCTTTACGATACGTCGTTATACCTTGCGTGACGAATGAGGTCGGAATGCAATTCAATAGGCTGGTTGCTGTCTTTGCTTTTTTTGCCGCCCCTCTGTTCGCAGGCATCGACCTGACGTCGTTTCAGGCCTACGTGGATTCGGTGGTGCCGAATTCCCGCTACGGCATTTCGGTGCGCTCGGTCAAAACGGGCAATGAAATCGCGAACCTGCGTGGCGCCGAAAAATTTACTCCGGCGAGTACACTCAAAACGCTTACGACGGCGACGGCCCTCCATTATTTGCCGCTGGATTACGCCCCGGTGACCGAAGTGTCGCTTAACGGGAGTGTGAGCAAAAGGGTGTTCTGGGGTACGGTGAATGTTCGCGGCGAGGGTGACCCCAATTTTTCGGGGCGCTACTTTGCTGACCCGTTCTACATGCTGAACCAAATGGCCGATTCCATCAAGGCGCTCGGGGTCGATACCATCCATGGCAAACTGGAATTGGATACGGCCTATTACACGGGCCCTTGGCGTGCCGAACATTGGCGCAAAAACTTTTATAATGCCTGGTACGGTGCCGAAATCGGTCCGCTGGGCTTCAACGACAACTGCACCATGGTGCGGTTCAAGCCCGGCGAAAAGGAGGGCGACACCGCCATTGTCTCGATTCTCCCCGATGTGGGCTACGTGACGGTCAAGAATGAATTGGTGACCGTGTCTGGTAAAAAAAAGAAATGGACCTACGCCATTGACTCCGCGAAGTCCATCATCACGCTGGGCGGGACCATTGGGCTGAACGTGGATTCGGCGAGCCTCGTGCTGCCGATTCGGAACCCGATTGGTTATTTCCGTGCAGCATTCTTGAGCGCCCTCAAGGAACGCGGGATTGCCTTTGTCGAGGACGTTGCCGTGCCCGCGGGTATTGTGATTCGCCGCTTTACGTATTCGGCGGCTCCGCTTTTGAGCATTCTGGACGAAATCAACCAGCGCAGCCAGAACTTCCATGCCGAGACACTGTTCCGCAATTTGGGCGCGCAAAAGGCGGGCGAAGGTAGCGTTGAGGGTGGCAAGCAAATGGAACGCAAGTTTCTCGCCGAGATGGGCCTCAATCCCGACGACTTTGAAGTGTGGGACGGTTGCGGGCTCTCTCCCAAGAACAAGCTCAAACCCTCGGTAGAAACGCAACTGCTTGCCAAGATGGCTCGCCACCCCAAGGGTGAATACTACATCAACAGTTTTGCCGGTCCCGGCGTGGGGACGGGCGGCAAGCGCATGCTCGATTTGCAATACCCTTGGCTCACGCGCTTCAAGACCGGCTTTATTGGCGAGGCGCACGGGCTTGTGGGCTTTTTGTTCCCTATGGATGGTGATACGCTCACGGTCGCCATGTACCTGAACGAAACGGGCAAGAACCCGGACCAAAAGTGCAAGGATGTCTTGGACACTTTGTGGATGCGCCTTATCGCCATGACGAACGACAACTATGCGTCCCTCATGGAAATGAAGCAGCTGTGGCTCTCGGCACAGAATGTGCATGGGCTCCCAGCCCGCTTGGAATTTTTCTCCCGCGCCTTGTACGGGAAACCCTATAGTCTTGGGCCGATGGGAGAAAGTTACCTGGATTCCATTGAAACCAAGCCGTTAGTTTATATGGACTCGGTCGATTGTGTTACCTATGTGGAACATGTGCTTGCCATGGCGCTTGCGACAAGCGAAGATTCTATTTTTGCAATCCATCAGCGCATCCGCTATTTTGACGGCAAGATCGGCTATACAACCCGTAAGCACTATATGCTTTTGGATTGGGTTGGCGAGGGCAAATTCGCCCGTGTGGTTCCCATGCCGGGCGATACGGTTATTCAGCGGATCATGCCCAAGAACGACTTTTTCAATTCCAAGAAGTTGAAGTTCTCGGTGGCGGGGAAACCTGCCACCGATCCTAAAATGGATCTCCGTTACCTGCCTTACGACAAGGCCTGCGAATGGGCGAACCAGCCTGGCGGTGATTCTTTGAAGGTTTTGGGCATAGCCTTTGTTGGCAAGTCCGAAAAAATTGATGCCACCCACACGGGTTTTGTTGTGATGCAGCCGGGCGTGCGACCTATGCTTCGCCATGCCTCCTCCCTAAAGAAAAAGGTCGTGGAGCAACCTCTTGCCGAGTACCTGCAGAGCCGCAAGGGGAAACTCCCCGGCGTGACTTTTTTCGAGTTTATTCCTTCGAAGATTTAATCCCCAAAATCAAAGGCGAGAATTGCGACGAGTTCGTGCTTGCCCTCGCTGGAGTCCGTGTTTTCAAAGGCGGTCCACGCGTCGGGTTCCCATCCGTAGGCGGCTATTGTGAGTTCCTTGCCCATGGCGGTCTCCGCTTTCTCGATTTCTTCCCATTGGATGGCGCCAGCGGGTGCATTGTAGTAGCGGAGCATCCCAAGGGCCTCCATGGCTTCGGGGTGGTCGTCGATCAGCTGGTAAACGCAGTCCTTGTAAGAGTCGCCTTGCAGGCGTATGACGCGGTATAGCCTTTTGCGACCAAGAAACTGCCGCAGGTCCCCGATATGCGCAGGCACTTTGGAATTGCCGCCGAAGAACACTACCAGTTCGCGGAAGATTTCGGAATCCTCCTCCATGAGGGGAGAGAAATTTTTGATGATTTCGACGATGTCAGAAGCTTGCGGCATATCATAACGATAGAAAAAACCCCCGCTGGTTTAGCCGGCGGGAGTCTTTTAGGGTTCATTGATTGTGCCACAGGCCTGTGGCCTTTTCGAATGCTTTGTCTTCAGCTTACTTCTGGTGAGCCTTGAACCAGCGGATGAGTCCGTTGGTGGAGCTGTCGTGGTTCAGTTCGGCGTCGGCCTTGGCAAGTTCCGGAAGGATCTTCTTCGCGAGCTGCTTGCCGAGTTCAACACCCCACTGGTCGTAGCTGTTAATGTTCCAGATAACGCCCTGCGTGAAGATCTTGTGTTCGTACATGGCGATGAGGGCGCCGAGCGTTTCCGGAGAAACGTAGTCCATCATGATGGAGTTGGTCGGCTTGTTGCCTTCGAACACCTTGTGCGGGGCGAGGAATGCGATTTCTTCTTCGCTCTTGCCATCCTTGCGGAGTTCTTCCTGGGCCTGGGCGAGGGTCTTGCCGTTCATCAAGGCTTCGGGCTGTGCAAAAAAGTTGCTGAGCAGCTTCTGGTGGTGGTCGCCGACCTTGTTGTGGCTGTTGGCCGGGGCGATGAAGTCGCACGGAATCATCTTGGTGCCCTGGTGGATCAGCTGGTAGAAGGCGTGCTGGCCGTTCGTACCCGGTTCGCCCCAGAGGATCGGACCCGTCTGGTAGTTTACGCGCTTGCTGTCGCGGTCAACGGTCTTGCCGTTGGATTCCATGTCGGCCTGCTGGAAGTAGGCGGCCAGGCGGTGCAGGTACTGGTCGTACGGGAGCATCGCATAGCTGGAAGCGCCGAAGAAGTTGTTGTACCACACGCCGATGAGGGCGAGGATCACCGGCATGTTCTTGTCGGCCGGGGCGGTCTTGAAGTGCTGATCCATTTCGTAGGCGCCCTGGTGGAGCTTCATGTAGTTTTCGAAGCCGATGCGGAGCGCGATGGAGAGGCCGATGGCAGACCACAGGGAGTAGCGGCCGCCGACCCAGTTCCAGAATTCGAACATGTTCGCGGTGTCGATACCGAAGGCGGCGACGGCCTCGGTGTTGGTGGAGAGCGCAACGAAGTGCTTGGCGATGGACTTTTCGTCGCCATTGAAGGCCTTGAGGACGGCGGCCTTTGCGGTTTCGGCGTTCGTCATGGTTTCAAGAGTCGTGAAGGTCTTGGAAGCGACGATGAAGAGCGTCTCTTCGATGTTCACCTTCTTGAGGGTCTCGGCCATGTGGGTGCCGTCGATGTTGGAGACGAAGTAGACTTCCGGGGAGTATTCGCCGGCAATCGGCTTGTCGGCATACGGCTTCAAGGCTTCGGTGACCATTACCGGACCGAGGTCGGAGCCGCCGATACCGATGTTCACCACGTACTTGATGGACTTGCCGGTGTGGCCTTTCCACTTGCCGCTGCGGACGAGGTGGGTGAAGTCTTCCATGTGCTTGAGAACCGCACGGACCTCGGGCATCACGTCCTTGCCGTCGACGCAAATCGGGTCGTTGCCCTTGTAACGGAGAGCGGTGTGGAGCACGGCGCGCTTTTCGGTGGTGTTAATCTTTTCGCCGGCGAAGTACTTGCGGCGCATATCTTCGAAGTTCGCAGACTTCAGGAGGTCCTGGAGCTTCGCCATGGTCTCGTCGGTGATGATGTTCTTGGAGTAGTCCAGGAAGAGTCCGCAGGCTTCCAGGCTGAACTTCTCGGCACGGGCCGGGTCCTTCGCGAAGAGTTCCTTCATGTGCCAGGTCTTGGCAACTTCGGCGTGGGCCTCGAGGGCCTTCCATTCCGTAGAATCAGTCAGTTTCGACATGTTTAATCCTTTCCGCTATGGCGGTTTTTTAATATGCTGGTAAAAATAGAAATTTAACGGGGGCGGGATTTATATATATTCATTGAAAATGGCTAATAAGTATATGGATTCGAGTCTTTTGGATAGGGCAATCTTTTTTGCGGTAAAGGCCCATGCGAACACGGAACGCCGTGGCAAGGGCTTCCCTTACATAGTGCATCCAATGGAGGCGGTGGAGATTGTCTCTACAATGACCAATGACCAGGAACTTTTGTCGGCGGCGGTGTTGCACGACGTGGTCGAGGATACGGACGTGACGCTCGACGATATTCGTCGCGAATTCGGAGACCGTGTGGCGGAGCTCGTCAAAGCGGAATCGGACGTTTTTGTGGACGAGGCTGGAGAAAAGCTGAGCTGGCATGCTCGCAAACAAGTTGCCATTGACCGGTTGACGCAGGCAAACCGCGACGCCAAAATGGTGGCCCTGGGAGACAAACTCAGCAATGCCCGCGCCATATATCGCGACTATGTGCAAAAGGGCGACAAAGTGTGGGACATGTTCTCGGTCAAGGGAAAGTCTGAACACGCCTGGCATTACCGCGGACTGGCGCATGCCCTGAGGGAACTTTCGGGGACGTTCGCCTATGAAGAATTTGCAGACCTTGTGAACAAGATCTTTGACGCATGACGTAAACGAGTTTAAGGAAAGAAAATATGAATGAAACTTCTGTTGAAAAGTATGGTTTGAACCCTTCTGGCACCATGATCGTGGAAGAGTTCCGCGAATTGCACCCGATGTTCGAGGCGATGCTCAAGGCGGTCCGTTCCATCCTCAAAAAGGCCATGGCGGACAACCATCTTTACGTCAACGCCATTGAAGCCCGTATTAAGGACGAGCTGAGCCTGGTGGGCAAGCTGGAACGCAAGGGCGACAAGTATCGCCATCTTTCGGACTTGACCGACATCCTTGGCGCCAGAATCATTTCGTTTTACAGCGACGAGGTGGACAAGATTGCGGCCATTGTGGATCGCCTGTTTGAGGTGGACTGGGAAAACAGCATTGATAAGCGCAAGATGCACGAGATCCACAGCTTTGGCTACAGCTCGCTGCACTACATTTGCCGCATTCCCAAGTCGCTTTACGAGGACCCGAATTTCCCCGAGTTGAACGAATACCGCTTTGAAATTCAAATGCGGACGGCTTTACAGCACGTGTGGTCGGTGCTGGACCACGACACGGGCTACAAGTCTGGATTTGAAATCCCGCAAGATTACTTGCGCAATTTGAACCGCTTGGCGGGCATGCTGGAATTGGTTGACGAACAGTTCTGCCAAATCCGCACGGGTATCAACGAGTACCGCCGCCAGGTGCAGGCGCTGGTGCATTCGGGACGCTTTGAAGAAGTCTCGCTCGACGGCGATTCGTTTGCGAACTATTTGAAGTTGAAGCCTTTTGACTCGCTGAACAAGCGCATTGCCTCCATTAACCAGGCGGAAATTTTTGAAACGTCGCTCATGCTGTACCTCAAGGCGTTCAAGTTCTTGCGGTTCAATACGCTTGGCGACATCGAAAAAATGATCAAGGAATGTTCCGAGGACGCCTTCCAGTTGGCGGCGTACCAGCTGGGCAATACGGACCTGGACATCATCAACTCGTCTGTCGGTGTCGTTAACCTACTTGCGGTTTACGTGCTCAAGAGAGGCGCTGGAGTGGCGGGGCTCACCATGGTGTTTGACGAAATTTACGGCAGTGCAAAAAACAATGCTGCTCGCGCCGAAATCTATTTCAAGAACGCGAAGCAGCTGTCGTTTATGAAGAATGTATAAGCCAAAAAATGGCTTTTAGTTTTGCGGTTCGGGAGGCATCGGCTTGCCCGGTTCCATGGGGTGCCTGTGCTTTTTGAACTTTTCGAAGCGCTCCTTGTGGAAAGCGTGGAACCTTTCGACTTGTTCCTTTGTCAAGATTTTGTTGAACTCGCTGACGCCATCGACGCGCTGGTTCAGCAGGGCTTCATCGGCGGCGAGGATTTGCTTTTTGGCTTCGTCAATCTTGGCGGCGTCGCCCGAATCCAGGGCTTCCTTGAGAGCCTTCTCGGCGTCCTTCTTTTGCGTGCGCAAAGTCTTGAATGTGGAGTCCATGATGGCACGGTGCTTGTCCAGGGCGGCCTTCTGCTCCGGGGTCACCTGCAAAACGGAATCCATCATTTGGTGGTGGGCGGTCTTGTCGCCATGCTTGTGCATATCGCCTGGCGCGGGCGGCATGGGTGCATCGCCTTTTTTGCAGCATTCCGCCATCATTTTTTTGCAGCAGTCATCTTGCATCATCCTTTGGCAACATCCTGTACCTCCGCCCAGCAGGGATCCGAGGAAGACTCCTACGGCGCAAGCGAGAATGATGAAACTCGCAAAAATGAATTTGTTCGTGTCCTTCATTGGTGGTTCTCCTTTTGTAAATAGCTCAGGGCTTGGGATTCATCCAAAATTTCAAATCCGTCTGAATTAGAGTTGCCGAGTTCGTTGTACCAGGTACTGATCTCGGAAGACTGTAGGCTCTGCATGGGGACGGTACTTGTCTTGACGTCACCCATGGAAGAGAGCAATATGCTGAGGCCCACAAGCACAAAGCTTGCGGCCAGCGGGATTACCGAATAAAAACGGAAGCGCAGTAACGTCGCCCTGTTGTTTGCGGCTGCGGCATCAAGGCGGGCGCAGACTTTGCTCCACGAGTCTTCGCGGGGCGTAAGGCGTTCCAGTTTTGAGAAGTCGAGTTGGTTACCCATGGTTCAATTTCTCCTTTATATAATCCTTCACAAAGTGCCTCGCTCGGCTTAGACGGGCCTTGATGGTCCCCTCGGGAATCTGGTAAATGTCCACGAGGTCCTTCACGTCGAGGTCTTCGGCGTCCTTGAGCCACAGCATGCCGCGGGTTTGCGCGGGCAACTGCATGAGGCCTAATTGCAATAGCTCCGGGTCAAAGTCGCTTGGCGCATCGCCTTTGCCAAGGACTTCCTCCGTAATCACGTCCAAGTGCTGCTCTTCGAGTTCGCCATGGCGCTTGTCGGCGCGGAGTTTCATGAGGCAGGCGTTTACGGTCAGCCTGTAGAGCCAGGTGTTGACGGCGCTCTCGCCCCTGAACTTTTGGATGGCGGAGGGGACTTGGACAAAGATGTCCATGAGGATGTCTTCGGCCTGGTCCCTGTCCTTGAGCATCCTAAAGGCGAGGTTCAGCACGTGGGCGCTATGCTCTTGCCATAAGAGCCCCAGCGCCTCGCGGCTGCCTTCTTTGAGTTTCTTTAGGATCACTTTTTCGTTCATTCTGCTGTTTTGATGTCCGTCCACGGCCGGTGGTTGCCGTCCAAGAGTAAATATATGACGTTTTTTTTGGGAAAAAAGGTTCCAAGAGGCTAAATCTGTGCGAGTCATCACATTAGGAAGGGCTTTAAGGGCTGGAGCTTTGGATAAAACGTCCACGAAAAGTGTAAAGGAAAGTTAAAAAAGCTATCTTCGAATGAGTAATTTATAGCTGATGGTTACTTTTTCTGACATAGCGGACTACCGCGATTTTTTGAAGGACTACTACGACCGACGCAAGGCCGAGATGCCCTTCTACAGCTATCGCATGATGGGCGATAAGTTGGGGCTGGATTCCAGCTACCTGTATCGCGTGCTGCAAAAGAAGCAGCACCTCCCCGCCCATGCGCTTCCTGCTGCCAAAGAGATCCTGGCCCTCACGGGTCGCCAGGCCGAATACTTTGATTTGCTCTTCTCTGCAGCTGTAAGCAAGGACAAGGCTAAACAAGAAGAATTGATGGCGAAGGCCCTTTCCCTTCGCGACGTGGAACGCCACAGCCTGCAGGCAGCTGAGCTCAAGATGCTTGAGAACTGGTGGATCCCGGCCGTGCGCGCCTACCTGGAACTCAATGGCGGCGTGGTGAATGTAAAGCAGATTGCCAGAGACATCTGCCCCCCGATTACCGAGGAGCAGGCTACCGAAGCTATTGAGACGTTAAAAGAGATTGGTTTGGTTAAAAAGCTGGCCTCGGGCAAGCTGGCTCTTACAGATGCCCACCTCACGGTTGGCGGACCCGAAAAGGCGAAGGCCGTTCGCAACTTCCAGCGCCAGGTTCTGAGCTTGGCCAGCGACGCCTTGGACAATATTCCTGTTACAGAACGCAACATCTCTACCCTGACTTTGTCTGTGGACCAGTCGTGCTTTGACGATTTGGGCGATATGTTGCGGGAATTTCGCCGTTTGGTGCAAAAACGCGTGGACGAAGCAAAGAATCCGGACCGTGTTATGCAACTTTCGATGGCATTTTACCCGGTGGCCCGCAAAGGGGGCGTTCCGGAAAATACTATTATGGGGGAAGGCGCAGGAGATAAAAAATGAGTATCCGGGTGTGGAAATTAGGATTGGCGGCTTTGGGTGGGACCATTGTCGCGTGTAGCGGTGGCGGTCACGATGGTGGCGTCGCTGGCTCGTCGATGGAAACGGAGAATTCCATCGCGTTTTCTGCGACTTTGGCTGATGGTACGCCTGCTGCGAGGATGAACGTTCGCGTTCGTCCGGTTGATTTTGTTGCTGCCGGTGAGGGCGTTGACGCCCTGGACAGCACCTTGTTTATTGATGATACTACTGACGAAAAGGGCTTTGTTTCTTTGAAGACCCTCAAGAGGGGCGACTATCGTATTGAAATCGGCAACGACAGCTTGAAGGGCACCGATGCGTTCGCAGTCGAATTGGACGACGAAGGCAAGATTGTCGTGGATTCCCTGAACCTCACTGTGGCCGAACCGGGCAGCGTGGTGGGTCAGGTGGAACTCCCCGAAGGTCAAAAATTCGCCATGGTCGCCATTGTGGGCTTGGACTACTATGCCAAGACCGACTCCCAGGGATTCTTTGAATTCAAGAGTCTGCCCGCCGGTGAATTCAGCGTGCTGGCCCTCTCCGATGACTACGAGTCCATGGGTTCTGCCCCGGCCGATGTCAGGTCCGGTGATTCTGTGAACGTGCGCATCGAATTGCCCGAGGACACGACTCCGAATCAGTTCGTGTTCGAGGATTTCGAAGATGGCGTGGATGAATGGACTGTACGAGTGTTCAATCACGCGACAGGCGATCTCGAGGCGGTAGAAGACGAGGTTCGCAAGGGCATGGTCGCTTACTTCAAGAGTGTGAACGACTCGAACTTGGGTTGGGTGCTCATGGGCAACAGCTTTGACGGCTCCGTGGACATGAGCAACTTGGATTCCGTGGCGTTTTATGCCAAGGGTCTCCCGAAAAACGATTCCGCCCGCATATACCTCTCGTTCTCGTTCGACGTAAACGTAGACAGCACGGCGGACTACGAAAGCGGCAAGGCATGGGTGCACTACGACCTGACTCCGGAATGGAAACGCTACGTGGTGGCTGTGCCCGACAGCTTTGTGCCTGCGGACACCAACAGGGTCGGCGGCAACATCGGTTGGGATGCTGTCAAGAGCCACATCACGAACATCTCCATCTTTGGCGGCATCGGTGGCGAAATCTGGATTGACGACATTACGATGTACGGCTACCGCAAGTTCGAAGTGCAGAAAGACGAAAAAGTCACCAA
Protein-coding regions in this window:
- a CDS encoding carboxypeptidase-like regulatory domain-containing protein: MSIRVWKLGLAALGGTIVACSGGGHDGGVAGSSMETENSIAFSATLADGTPAARMNVRVRPVDFVAAGEGVDALDSTLFIDDTTDEKGFVSLKTLKRGDYRIEIGNDSLKGTDAFAVELDDEGKIVVDSLNLTVAEPGSVVGQVELPEGQKFAMVAIVGLDYYAKTDSQGFFEFKSLPAGEFSVLALSDDYESMGSAPADVRSGDSVNVRIELPEDTTPNQFVFEDFEDGVDEWTVRVFNHATGDLEAVEDEVRKGMVAYFKSVNDSNLGWVLMGNSFDGSVDMSNLDSVAFYAKGLPKNDSARIYLSFSFDVNVDSTADYESGKAWVHYDLTPEWKRYVVAVPDSFVPADTNRVGGNIGWDAVKSHITNISIFGGIGGEIWIDDITMYGYRKFEVQKDEKVTK